The stretch of DNA TTCCCCCGCTGACACCCAAGCCCTCGTAAAGAACCAGGAGTAGACCATGACCGCAGTCCTCGAAGGCCGCCCCACCGGTAACGTGACGGTGGAGGCCGGCGACGTTGCCGGCGTCCGCGGTACCGACACCGCACAGTACGTCCTTACGCTTGCGTGCCCGGAGCGCCCCGGAATCGTCCGGGCCATCACCGCATTCCTCGCTGACCGCGGCTTCGACATTGTTGAACACCAGCAGTTCGATGACCACATCAGCGGCAAGCTCTACCTGCGCACGGCCTTCACTCCGGGAGACAAGGAAGTTTCCGCGGAAGGCCTCAGCGCGGAGTTCGCCGCCGTCGCCGATGAGTTCGGCATGGAATTCGCCATCCACGACGGCCGCCCCCAGCGCCTGCTGGTGATGGTTTCAAAGTTCGGCCACTGCCTCAACGACCTCATTTTCCGCTGGCGCGCCGGCAGCCTGGGTGCGGAGATCGCCGTCGTGGTGTCCAACCACGAGGACCTTCGCTCCATGGCGGAGGCCGCGGGGCTGCCCTTCATCCACGTCCCGGTAACGGCCGCTACCAAGCCCGAAGCTGAAGCGCGCCTGCTGGAACTGGTGGAGGAGTACAACGCCGACCTCGTGGTCCTGGCCCGCTACATGCAGGTCCTGTCCAATGACCTATGCGCCAGCCTCCGCGGCCGGGCCATCAACATCCACCATTCGTTCCTGCCAGGCTTCAAGGGTGCCAAGCCGTACCACCAGGCCTATGACCGCGGCGTGAAGCTCATCGGAGCCACGGCGCACTACGTCACCGCAGACCTGGACGAAGGCCCGATCATCGAGCAGGAAGTGTTCCGGGTGGACCACAGCCTGGACCCGAACGCACTGGTCACGGTAGGCAGGGACGCCGAATCCCAGGCGCTGTCCCGGGCAGTCAAGTGGCACTCCCAGCACCGGGTGCTGCTCAACAACACCCGCACCGTCGTCTTCCGCTAACGCCAACGCCCGCCACGCAAAACAGGAGAAACAACACCCATGAGCGCATCACCACGCGTTGTCATTATCGGCGCCGGCATTGTCGGAACGAACCTTGCCGACGAACTCGCCACCCGCGGCTGGACCAACATCACGGTGGTGGAACAGGGCCCGCTGGAACTTGCCGGCGGCTCCACGTCGCACGCGCCGGGCCTGGTGTTCCAGAACAACCCGTCACGGACCATGACCGAATTCGCCACCTACACGATTAACAAGCTGCTGGCACTGAGCAAGGACGGCCAGTCCTGCTTCAACCAGGTGGGCGGCCTGGAACTGGCAACCACCCCCGAGCGCCTGGCCGACCTCACGCGCAAGATGGGCGTGATGACCTCCTGGGGCGTCGAAAGCCGGATCGTCGATGCCGACGAATGCGAAAAGATCTACCCCCTCCTGAACACCGGCAAGCTCACCGGCGGCCGCGAAGTCCTGGGCGGCCTGCTCATCCCCACCGACGGCCTGGCCCTGGCCGCCCGCGCCGTGCAGCTGCTGATCGAGCGCTCCAGCGAGCGTGGCGTAACCTTCCTCGGCTCTACTACGGTGACCGGCATCGCCCAGGAGGACGGCAAGGTGACCGGCGTCGAAACCGATAACGGGCTGATCCCGGCGGACATCGTGGTGTCATGCGCAGGTTTCTGGGGCCGTGAACTCGGCAAGATGGTGGGCCTGGAAGTCCCGCTGCTGCCGCTGGGCCACCAGTACGCCGTCAGCACCCCGTTGCCCGAACTCGAGGGCGTCAACGAGCTTCCCAAGGGTGCGAGCAAGCCCATCCTGCGCTACCAGGACAAGGACCTGTACTACCGCGAATGGGGCGACCGCATCGGTATCGGAAGCTACGCCCACCGTCCCATGCCGGTGGATATGTCCGCCCTGCCAAAGGTTTCCGCAGAGGAAATGTCGGACCACCGCATGCCCTCCCGGCTGGATTTCACCCTGGAAGACTTCCTGCCCGCTTGGGAGGACAGCCAGGACCTGCTGCCGGCGCTGCGCAACTCCGCGATCGAGGACGGGTTCAACGGCATTTTCTCCTTCACCCCCGACGGCGGCCCGCTCATGGGCGAGGCGCCCGACCTCGAAGGCCTGTTCGTGGCCGAAGCCGTCTGGGTCACGCACTCAGCCGGCGTGGCCAAGGCAATGGCGGAGCTGCTGGTGGAAGGCCGGTCCCGCACTGACCTGCACGGCTGCGAGCTGACCCGTTTCGAGAAGGTACAGACGTCCGACGCGTACGTCAGCGAGACGTCCCAGCAGAACTTCGTGGAAATTTACGACGTCATGCACCCGCTGCAGCCCAGGGAATCCCCGCGGGACCTGCGCGTCAGCCCGTTCAACGTCCGGCAGAAGGAGCTGGGGGCGTTCTTCCTGGAGTCCGCCGGCTGGGAGCGGCCGCACTGGTTCGAGGCCAACCGCGGCCTGCTTGAGCAGCTGCCGGAGGAATGGCAGACGCCGGAGCGTGACGACTGGTCAGCCATGTTCTCGTCCCCCATATCGGCGGCCGAGGCGTGGAAGACGCGTACCGCCGTCGGACTTTTCGACATGACGCCGCTGAAGCGGCTCTCCGTGGTGGGCCCGGGCGCGGAGGCGCTGCTGCACCGGCTCAGCACGGGCAACATTGCCAAGAAGCCGGGTGCCGTGACGTACTGCCTGCTGCTGGAGCACGACGGCGGCATCCGCAGTGATGTGACTGTCGCACGGCTGGCGGAGGAAGACTTCCAGCTGGGCGTCAACAGCAACGTGGACTTCGATTACCTGCGGGTGGAGGCGCGGAAGCAGTCCGCCGCCGATCCCTCCCAGTGGGTGCATGTCTCGGACATCACCGGCAGCACTTGCTGCATCGGGCTGTGGGGGCCGCTGGCCCGCGAGGTGATCGGCAAGGTCAGCTCCGACGACCTGACCAACGACGGCCTGAAGTACTTCCGGACCAAGGAAATCTCCGTGGGCGGCATCCCGGTCACGGCCATGCGGCTGTCCTACGTGGGTGAACTCGGCTGGGAGCTCTACACCACCGCCGAGTACGGGCTGAAGCTGTGGGACCTGTTGTTCGAGGCAGGCCGGGAGCACGGCATCATCGCCGCCGGCCGTGGCGCGTTCAACAGCATGCGCCTTGAGAAGGGCTACCGGCTGTGGGGCACAGACATGACGTCGGAGCACCACCCGTACGAGTCCGGCCTGGGCTTCTCCGTGGCCAAGGACAAGACGGGCTTCGTGGGTGCTGAGGCCCTGGCGGCCCGCAAGGAGCAGCCGGCCACGCGTGCGCTGCGGTGCCTGACGGTCGACGACGGCACGTCCCTCGTGCTGGGCAAGGAACCGGTGTACGTGAACGGCTCAGCCGCCGGGTACGTTACGAGCGCTGCCTACGGCTACTCGGTGCGCAAGCCGATCGCCTACGCCTGGCTGCCGGCTTCGGTGACCGAGGGCGACTCGGTTGAGGTGGAGTACTTCGGGAAGCGCATCGCCGCCACCGTCACGCCTGAACCCCTCTTCGACCCGGGCATGGAGCGCCTCCGCGGCTAGCGGTGGTTGAGCAGGCTCCGGTGGTTGAACAGGCCCCGAACCGGTGGTCGAGCTTCTCGAAACCCCGCTCCCGAAACCCGGGGCCGTACCGGTGGTTGCGAAACCTGCTGTCGAAAACCGGGGTCCCCGAACAGGGGACCTCGGTTTTCACATGTGCCCCCGGAATGTCGTACCCCCTTGTCATGATGGGTTTATGGGGAAAGCGGCGGTGGCTAAGGCGTTTGAGGACATCAAGGCCGCTCTTGCTGTGCTCAATGCCGAGGTGGATGAGTGTGGTTCGGAGCCGTTCGCCGATGCTGATCCGCTGGCCGGACCGGCTGATGGGTGCCTGGACATTCTTGCCGGGGCGCGGGTGGTGGAGGCCGGGTTTGCGGGTCTGAAGGCCCGGGCTGCCGTGACGTATGCGGACACCGCCAAGGTCATAGCGGCGGACGCGCCGGTGCAGGCGCAGGAAATGGCTGTCGCCGCGGAAATCGGCTGCCTCCTGGCCCTCGGTTCCCGGGCAGCGGGTGCGTTCCTGGCCGCGTCCCATGCCCTGTGCAAGGAGTTGCCGCCCACCCTTTCGGCGTTGCAGTCCGGGACGATTACCTGGCAGCATGCCCTGGCCATGGTGGATGAAACGGCCAGCCTTGACCCCGCCGGTGCGGCGGCCCTGGAAGCGTATTTCCTGGATCCGGATGTGTACAGGCCGCCCGCGGCTGCGCCGATCGGGGAGATGCCGGCGTACCGGTTCAAAGCTAAGGCCAGGAACTGGCGGGAACGGCACCATGCCGAGTCCATCGAAAAGCGCCATGCCAAGGGCATCGCCGACCGGCGGGTGGAGTACCGGCCGGAGCAGGACGGCATGGCCTGGCTCTCGGCCTACCTGCCTGCCCACCATGCTTTGGCGGGCTGGAACCGGCTCACGGCCATCGCACGGGGGATGCAGGGACCGGACGAGCCCCGTACCCTCACTCACTTGAAGGCCGACAACTTCACCGAGGCGATTCTTGGCACCGGCAACCACTCCGGGTGTGCCGGTGCAGGTGGCAGCGACGGAACCCTAACTCTGCCCGGCAACGGCATCGATGCGGAAACCGGCCCCGATGCGGCGGCTGGCCCATCATCGGGGATCCGGGCGCAGGTGCTGGTCACCGTGCCGGTATTCTCCCTCCTGGGATTAACGGACGAGCCAGCAATGCTGGACGGGTATGGTCCGATCCCGCCGTCGATGGCGCGCAAACTCGTAGAAGGCGGCGCCTCCTCGTTCTACCGGGTGCTCGTTGATCCGAGGGACGGGGCGCCACTGGAGATCGGCCGGACAAAGTACCGGATCAGTCAAGCCATGCGGAACTGGCTTAGGTTGCGGGATGGCAAATGCCCCTTTCCGGGATGCAGCAACAATTCGCTCGACAACGAAGCCGACCACATCCTCGCCTGGCATCAAGGCGGCACCACCGGAATATCGAATCTGGGACAGCCCTGCCCCAAACATCACCGGTTACGGCATACCAGCGGCTGGAAACCCACCCGGCCACCAAAACCGCACCACCCGGCTGGACCTCACCCACCGGCAGGCACTACAAAAGCGAACACCAGGACTGGGAACCACCAGAATGGCCAAACCAGCTGCAGGCGGTGTCCGGGGACCCGCCCGATTTTGTCTACATCGGGATCTCTCCAGGCGAAGAAAGCCTGGAGCGGTTCCTGCACGCCCCACCCGCCTGACTCGCCGCGGAGTTTCGACGGGCTCAACCACCGGGTTCAGTGATGCTCAACCATCGCGCGGCTAAACACCGACGGCGACACCTGGCATTTGCCGGATGTCGCCGTCGTCGTTCTTGCCCCGAAGGGAGGATCTTCGAAAGGGCAGTAGCAGTATCAGCTCACTGCGGCCGGCTCCAGCTCCTCCGCAGCCACCGCATCAGCGGTTTCCGCCACGTGTGGCGTGAACCTGACGAACATGGCCTTGAAGCCCGGGGTGTTGGACTCCCGCGCCACGTTTTCCTTGTGGACCAGGGCGTTGGCTTCGGGGAAGTATGCGGCGGCGCAGCCCTTCGCGGTGGGGTAGGCCACCAGGCGGAACCTGTCCGCCGTCCGGTCGTGCCCGCGGAAGGTGCTGACCACGTCCACGAGATCGCGGTCTTCGAATCCGAGCTCGGCCAGGTCTTCAGGGTGGATGAGGATCACCCGGCGGCCGCCGGAGATGCCGCGGTACCGGTCATCCAGGCCGTAGAACGTGGTGTTGTACTGGTCGTGGCTGCGGATGGTCTGGAGCACCAGGTGCCCGTCCGGCGGCGTCAGATACTCAAGGGGGCTGACTGTGAAGCGGCCGCGGCCAATATCCGTTTTGAATGACCGGGTGTCGCGCGGCGGGTTGGGCAGCACGAACCCGTTTTTGGTCCGGACCCGGGCGTTGAAGTCTTCGAAGCCGGGGAGGACGCGTTCGATGTGGTTGCGGATCACGTCGTAGTCCTCGGCCATGGCTTTCCAGTCCACTGAGTGGTCCGGGCCGAACGTCGCCTCAGCCATCCGCGCCACGATCACGGGCTCCGCGAGCAGGTGCTCGGAGACCGGCGTGAGCCTGCCCTGCGTGGAGTGCACCACGGACATGGAGTCCTCTACGGACAGGAACTGGGCGCCCTTGGGGTGCTTGTCGTCCTTGTCCGTCCGGCCCAGGGTGGGCAGGATCAGCGAGGTGCGGCCGTGGACGATGTGGGAGCGGTTGGGTTTAGTGGAGATGTGGACGGTCAGGCCGATCCGCTGCATCCCGGCTTCGAGGGTTTCGGTGTCCGAGCAGGCGAGGGAGAAGTTGCCACCCATGGACACAAAGACGTCCACTTCGTCGCGTTCGAACGCTTCCATGGCTTCGACGGCGTCGTAGCCGTGGTGCCGCGGGGACTGGATCCCGAACTCGTTGTCCAGCGCTTCGAGCAGCCATTCCTTGGGTTTTTCCCAGATGCCCATCGTCCGGTCGCCCTGGACGTTGGAGTGCCCGCGGACCGGGCACGCGCCCGCGCCGGGCTTGCCGAAGTTGCCCTGCAGCAGCAGGACGTTGACCATTTCCTTGATGGTGTCCACCGAGTGCGGCTGCTGCGTCACGCCCAAGGCCCAACAGAAGATGGACGCCTTTGACTTGATCAGCATCCCGGCAACAGTCTCGATCTGGGCCCGGGTGAGGCCGGTAGCCTTTTCCGTCTCGGCCCAGTCCAGCCTGGCGCGGGCCTGGCGGTAGGCCTCGAACCCGTCCGTCTGCGCCTCCACAAAGGAACGGTCGACGACGGTCCCCGGGTTCTGCTCCTCGGCTTCCAGAAGCAGGTGGCCCAGCGCCTGGAACAGGGCCAGGTCCCCGCCCACCTTGATCTGCAGGTATTCGTCAGCCAGCGGGGTGCCGCCGCCCACCACCCCGGAGACGGTCTGCGGGTCCTTGAAGTTGAACAGGCCCGCCTCAGGCAGTGGGTTGACTGCCACCACCTTGCCGCCCTTGTCCTTGCATTCCTTCAGGGCGGACAGCATGCGGGGATGGTTGGTGCCGGGGTTCTGCCCCACCACAAAGATCAGCTCCGCGTCGTGGATGTCATCCAAAGACACGGTGCCTTTACCAATGCCGATAGTGGGGTTCAGCGCCGAACCGGAGGACTCGTGGCACATGTTGGAGCAGTCCGGCAAATTGTTGGTGCCCAGGGCCCGGGCGAACAGCTGGTACATAAACGCTGTCTCGTTCGCGGTCCGGCCTGAAGTGTAGAAAACGCACCGGTCAGCCGTTGTTGCCCGGACATGTTCACCGATCAGCTCAAACGCGTCCGCCCAGGAGATCGGCGAATAGTGCGTTTCACCCGCCCGGATCACCACCGGTTCACTGAGGCGGCCCTGGTTGCCCAGCCAGTACTCGGTCTTCGTGGAAAGTTCAGCGATCGAGTGCTTGGCCCAGAACTCAGCGCCAACGGTGCGGAGGGTGTTCTCCTCCGCCACAGCCTTGGCACCGTTCTCGCAGAACTCGGCCGCCTTCCGCTTCTTGTCCGACTCCGGCCAGGCGCAGCCCGGGCAGTCGAACCCGCCCCGCTGGTTCAGGCGCAGCAACGACTGCGCGGTCCTGGTCACCCCGGCCTGGGCCACCGCGCGTTCCAGCGCCACCATCACAGCCTTAACACCGGCCGCCTCGGTTTTGGGCTTGTGGACGGAAAGATCGTCCTCGTTGATGTCCGCGACAGGTGCGGGCTGCTTACCGAACTTCATCGTTCCAACTTCCTTACCGGCAACTACGTGTTGCTTTTTGAATCCAACGCCAGCGAAGGCGCGCCAGGCTTTCCTGTCGCGCCCCGCCGGCACTGTTGTTTGAATTCGTGACTACTGCGAAACCTTCGCCAGGGTTTCCTGCTCCGCGGCGATGGTGGTGTCGTCGCCGTGGCCGGTGCGGACCACCGTTTCGGCCGGGAGCGTCAGCAGCCGTCCGCGAATAGAGGTGAGGATGGTGGGGTAGTCGCTGTAGGAACGCCCCGTCGCACCCGGCCCGCCGTTGAAGAGCGTGTCCCCGGTGAACACCGTTCCTTCGCTCTCGAGGTAGAAGCACGTGGAGCCGGGGGAGTGGCCCGGTGTATGGATGGCCTTGAGTGTCGCCCCGGCCACCTCAAAGACGTCGCCGTCGTGCAGTTCATGGTCCGGCTTTGCATCCGGGTAGACCTGCTCCCAGAGGACAAGGTCTTCCGGGTTCAGGTAGATCGGTGCGCCGACGGCGTTCGAGACCTCGCGTGCGGCGCCGATGTGGTCGTTGTGCGCGTGGGTCAGCAGGATGGCGAGGACCTTCCGGCTACCGACCTGCCGGATGATCGCGGTGGCGTCATGCGGGGAGTCGATGATCACGCACTCCTCGTCATTGCCCACGATCCAGACGTTGTTGTCCACGTCCCAGGTGCCGCCGTCGAGCGAAAACGTCCCCGAGGTGACCAGGTTTTCGATCCGGACACTCATGCGGTAGCTCCCGCTGCGTGCAGTTCAACAACCGAGCGGAGGACCTTGCCCTCGTGCATCTTCTCGAAAGCTTCCTCCACCTGCTCGATGCTGATGCGCTCCGAGACAAAGGCCTCCAGGTCCAGGTTGCCCTGCTTGTAGTGCTGGACAAGCATGGGGAAGTCGCGGGACGGCAGGCAGTCGCCGTACCAGGAGGACTTCAGCGACCCGCCGCGGCCGAAGACGTCCAGCAGGGGCAGTTCCAGCGTCATGTCCGGCGTCGGGACGCCTACCAGGACCACGCGGCCGGCGAGGTCGCGGGCGTAGAAGGCCTGCTTGTAGGTTTCGGGACGTCCGACGGCGTCAATCACCACATCCGCCCCGTTGCCTCCGGTGAGGGCGCGGATTGCCTCGACAGCGTCTTCCTGCCGGGAGTTCACGCCATGGGTGGCGCCGAGGGACTTTGCCATCTCGATCTTGTTCTCGTCGATGTCCACGGCGATGATCGTCGTCGCGCCGGCAAGCTTCGCACCGGCGATCGCGGCGATGCCCACACCGCCGCAGCCGATCACGGCCACCGACTCGCCACGCTTGACCTCACCGGTGTTGATGGCGGCACCGATGCCGGCCATTATGCCGCAACCCAGCAGCCCGACGGCGGCTGCGTCCACTTCAGGGTCGACCTTGGTGCACTGTCCTGCGGCCACCAGGGTCTTTTCGGCGAAGGCGCCGATGCCCAGGGCAGGCGAGAGCTCAGTGCCGTCCTCCAGGGTCATCTTCTGGGTGGCGTTGGCGGTGTTGAAACAGTATTGCGGCTGGCCCTTCGCGCACGCCCGGCACTGCCCGCACACGGCACGCCAGTTCAGGATCACCCGGTCACCCGGGGCTACTTCCGTGACGCCGGGGCCCACGGCACTGACCACTCCGGTGGCCTCGTGGCCAAGCAGGTACGGGAAGTCATCGCCGATGCCGCCCTGCTTGTAGTGCAGATCGGTGTGGCAAACGCCGCAGGTCAGGATGTCCACCAGCGCCTCACCGGGGCCGGGATCCGGCACCAGGATGGTCTCCAACGACACCGGGGCATTCTTCTCCCTGGCAATGACTGCTTGAACTTTATGCACCATTCGCTGGTGTTCCTTTCATCGGTCCCGGGACTTTGGGCGGCGCTCCTTAGCGGTCCACAGCCAACCCGTGTTCTACGTTCTCATACCGC from Pseudarthrobacter siccitolerans encodes:
- the purU gene encoding formyltetrahydrofolate deformylase, giving the protein MTAVLEGRPTGNVTVEAGDVAGVRGTDTAQYVLTLACPERPGIVRAITAFLADRGFDIVEHQQFDDHISGKLYLRTAFTPGDKEVSAEGLSAEFAAVADEFGMEFAIHDGRPQRLLVMVSKFGHCLNDLIFRWRAGSLGAEIAVVVSNHEDLRSMAEAAGLPFIHVPVTAATKPEAEARLLELVEEYNADLVVLARYMQVLSNDLCASLRGRAINIHHSFLPGFKGAKPYHQAYDRGVKLIGATAHYVTADLDEGPIIEQEVFRVDHSLDPNALVTVGRDAESQALSRAVKWHSQHRVLLNNTRTVVFR
- a CDS encoding GcvT family protein, encoding MSASPRVVIIGAGIVGTNLADELATRGWTNITVVEQGPLELAGGSTSHAPGLVFQNNPSRTMTEFATYTINKLLALSKDGQSCFNQVGGLELATTPERLADLTRKMGVMTSWGVESRIVDADECEKIYPLLNTGKLTGGREVLGGLLIPTDGLALAARAVQLLIERSSERGVTFLGSTTVTGIAQEDGKVTGVETDNGLIPADIVVSCAGFWGRELGKMVGLEVPLLPLGHQYAVSTPLPELEGVNELPKGASKPILRYQDKDLYYREWGDRIGIGSYAHRPMPVDMSALPKVSAEEMSDHRMPSRLDFTLEDFLPAWEDSQDLLPALRNSAIEDGFNGIFSFTPDGGPLMGEAPDLEGLFVAEAVWVTHSAGVAKAMAELLVEGRSRTDLHGCELTRFEKVQTSDAYVSETSQQNFVEIYDVMHPLQPRESPRDLRVSPFNVRQKELGAFFLESAGWERPHWFEANRGLLEQLPEEWQTPERDDWSAMFSSPISAAEAWKTRTAVGLFDMTPLKRLSVVGPGAEALLHRLSTGNIAKKPGAVTYCLLLEHDGGIRSDVTVARLAEEDFQLGVNSNVDFDYLRVEARKQSAADPSQWVHVSDITGSTCCIGLWGPLAREVIGKVSSDDLTNDGLKYFRTKEISVGGIPVTAMRLSYVGELGWELYTTAEYGLKLWDLLFEAGREHGIIAAGRGAFNSMRLEKGYRLWGTDMTSEHHPYESGLGFSVAKDKTGFVGAEALAARKEQPATRALRCLTVDDGTSLVLGKEPVYVNGSAAGYVTSAAYGYSVRKPIAYAWLPASVTEGDSVEVEYFGKRIAATVTPEPLFDPGMERLRG
- a CDS encoding FdhF/YdeP family oxidoreductase → MKFGKQPAPVADINEDDLSVHKPKTEAAGVKAVMVALERAVAQAGVTRTAQSLLRLNQRGGFDCPGCAWPESDKKRKAAEFCENGAKAVAEENTLRTVGAEFWAKHSIAELSTKTEYWLGNQGRLSEPVVIRAGETHYSPISWADAFELIGEHVRATTADRCVFYTSGRTANETAFMYQLFARALGTNNLPDCSNMCHESSGSALNPTIGIGKGTVSLDDIHDAELIFVVGQNPGTNHPRMLSALKECKDKGGKVVAVNPLPEAGLFNFKDPQTVSGVVGGGTPLADEYLQIKVGGDLALFQALGHLLLEAEEQNPGTVVDRSFVEAQTDGFEAYRQARARLDWAETEKATGLTRAQIETVAGMLIKSKASIFCWALGVTQQPHSVDTIKEMVNVLLLQGNFGKPGAGACPVRGHSNVQGDRTMGIWEKPKEWLLEALDNEFGIQSPRHHGYDAVEAMEAFERDEVDVFVSMGGNFSLACSDTETLEAGMQRIGLTVHISTKPNRSHIVHGRTSLILPTLGRTDKDDKHPKGAQFLSVEDSMSVVHSTQGRLTPVSEHLLAEPVIVARMAEATFGPDHSVDWKAMAEDYDVIRNHIERVLPGFEDFNARVRTKNGFVLPNPPRDTRSFKTDIGRGRFTVSPLEYLTPPDGHLVLQTIRSHDQYNTTFYGLDDRYRGISGGRRVILIHPEDLAELGFEDRDLVDVVSTFRGHDRTADRFRLVAYPTAKGCAAAYFPEANALVHKENVARESNTPGFKAMFVRFTPHVAETADAVAAEELEPAAVS
- a CDS encoding MBL fold metallo-hydrolase, which codes for MSVRIENLVTSGTFSLDGGTWDVDNNVWIVGNDEECVIIDSPHDATAIIRQVGSRKVLAILLTHAHNDHIGAAREVSNAVGAPIYLNPEDLVLWEQVYPDAKPDHELHDGDVFEVAGATLKAIHTPGHSPGSTCFYLESEGTVFTGDTLFNGGPGATGRSYSDYPTILTSIRGRLLTLPAETVVRTGHGDDTTIAAEQETLAKVSQ
- a CDS encoding S-(hydroxymethyl)mycothiol dehydrogenase codes for the protein MVHKVQAVIAREKNAPVSLETILVPDPGPGEALVDILTCGVCHTDLHYKQGGIGDDFPYLLGHEATGVVSAVGPGVTEVAPGDRVILNWRAVCGQCRACAKGQPQYCFNTANATQKMTLEDGTELSPALGIGAFAEKTLVAAGQCTKVDPEVDAAAVGLLGCGIMAGIGAAINTGEVKRGESVAVIGCGGVGIAAIAGAKLAGATTIIAVDIDENKIEMAKSLGATHGVNSRQEDAVEAIRALTGGNGADVVIDAVGRPETYKQAFYARDLAGRVVLVGVPTPDMTLELPLLDVFGRGGSLKSSWYGDCLPSRDFPMLVQHYKQGNLDLEAFVSERISIEQVEEAFEKMHEGKVLRSVVELHAAGATA